One window of the Lactococcus lactis genome contains the following:
- a CDS encoding galactokinase — protein MSIVVENSTVLSALTEKFAEVFGDTKEVEYFFSPGRINLIGEHTDYNGGYVFPASITIGTTGLARLREDKKVKLYSENFPKLGVIEFDLDEVEKKDGELWSNYVKGMIVMLKGAGYEIDKGFELLIKGEIPTASGLSSSASLELLVGVVLDDLFNLNVPRLELVQLGQKTENDYIGVNSGILDQFAIGFGEVKKAILLDCNTLKYEMVPVELRDYDIVIMNTNKPRALTESKYNERFAETREALKRMQTRLDIQSLGELSNEEFDANTDLIGDETLIKRARHAVYENNRTKIAQKAFVAGNLTKFGELLNASHASLKDDYEVTGLELDTLAETAQKQAGVLGARMTGAGFGGCAIALVAHDNVSAFEKAVGQVYEEVVGYPASFYVAQIGSGSTKLDVE, from the coding sequence ATGTCTATAGTTGTAGAAAATAGTACCGTATTATCAGCATTAACAGAAAAATTTGCAGAAGTTTTTGGAGATACAAAAGAAGTTGAATACTTTTTTAGCCCAGGACGAATTAATTTGATTGGTGAACATACCGATTACAATGGGGGATATGTTTTCCCAGCATCAATCACAATTGGAACAACAGGACTAGCTCGTCTGAGAGAAGATAAAAAAGTCAAACTTTACTCAGAAAATTTTCCTAAATTAGGCGTCATTGAATTTGATTTAGATGAAGTTGAAAAGAAAGATGGTGAGCTTTGGTCTAATTATGTTAAAGGAATGATTGTCATGCTTAAAGGAGCAGGATATGAAATTGACAAAGGTTTTGAATTGTTGATAAAAGGAGAAATTCCTACAGCATCTGGCCTTTCATCATCAGCATCACTTGAGCTTTTAGTCGGCGTTGTTTTGGATGATTTATTTAACTTAAATGTTCCACGTCTTGAATTGGTTCAATTAGGACAAAAAACAGAAAATGATTATATTGGTGTTAATTCTGGAATTTTAGACCAATTCGCTATTGGTTTTGGTGAAGTCAAAAAAGCAATCCTATTGGACTGTAACACTCTAAAATATGAGATGGTTCCTGTTGAACTTCGTGATTATGATATTGTTATCATGAATACTAACAAACCGCGGGCTTTGACAGAATCAAAATACAACGAACGTTTTGCTGAAACACGTGAAGCGCTCAAAAGAATGCAAACGAGATTGGACATTCAATCACTTGGAGAATTATCAAATGAAGAATTTGATGCCAATACTGATTTGATTGGGGATGAAACATTAATTAAACGTGCACGTCATGCCGTTTATGAAAATAATCGAACTAAAATTGCTCAAAAAGCATTTGTTGCAGGTAATTTGACAAAATTTGGAGAACTTCTTAATGCTTCACATGCTTCTTTGAAAGATGATTATGAAGTCACAGGACTTGAACTTGATACCTTAGCAGAAACTGCTCAAAAACAAGCCGGTGTCTTGGGGGCCAGAATGACTGGAGCCGGATTTGGCGGTTGTGCAATCGCTCTTGTTGCTCATGACAATGTTTCAGCCTTTGAAAAAGCCGTCGGCCAAGTTTACGAAGAAGTTGTCGGTTATCCAGCAAGCTTTTACGTCGCTCAAATTGGTTCTGGTTCAACAAAGTTGGATGTTGAATAA